A genomic window from Salvia miltiorrhiza cultivar Shanhuang (shh) chromosome 5, IMPLAD_Smil_shh, whole genome shotgun sequence includes:
- the LOC131026010 gene encoding uncharacterized protein LOC131026010, producing MSNITKLEFVALDISGKNYMSWILDAEVHLVARSLGETIKEGNDASQQDRAKALIFLRHHLHDDLKVEYLTIKDPCELWKNLKERFDHQRTVVLPKARFEWMHLRMQDFKSVSAYNSELFRITSKLKLRGETITDEDMLEKTFSTFHASNVLLQQQYRERGFKKYSDLISCLLVVEQNNELLMKNHKLKPTGSTALPEANATIKQEYDRGRGNQRGRGSGFGRGRGRDRGRGRGHGRGRGYGRGNVDHATSSNKRHKPSKDHNSSKWEDTCHKCGMTGHWSRTCRTAKHLVDLYQKSIKENVKNETNVLDFDGTIDTTHLDVSDFFADPNGNIDGMIGGGVLEDNKVDLA from the coding sequence ATGTCAAATATCACCAAACTTGAGTTTGTTGCACTTGACATATCTGGCAAGAATTACATGTCATGGATTCTTGATGCCGAGGTTCATTTGGTTGCAAGATCTCTAGGAGAGACAATAAAAGAAGGAAATGACGCATCCCAGCAGGATCGCGCTAAGGCACTCATTTTCCTTCGTCATCATCTTCATGATGATTTGAAAGTTGAATATCTTACCATCAAAGACCCATGTGAATTGTGGAAAAACCTCAAAGAACGGTTTGATCATCAAAGGACTGTTGTTCTTCCTAAGGCTCGTTTTGAGTGGATGCATTTAAGAATGCAAGATTTCAAAAGTGTGAGTGCTTATAATTCGGAATTGTTTCGAATTACTTCTAAATTGAAACTACGTGGTGAAACAATCACCGATGAAGATATGCTTGAGAAAACATTCTCAACTTTTCATGCTTCAAATGTGCTCTTACAACAACAATATAGAGAGCGGGGTTTCAAAAAGTACTCTGACCTTATATCTTGCTTATTAGTTGTCGAACAAAATAATGAGTTGCTAATGAAAAACCACAAGTTAAAACCCACAGGTTCCACTGCATTACCTGAAGCTAATGCAACGATCAAACAAGAGTATGACCGTGGTCGTGGGAACCAACGTGGACGTGGGAGTGGCTTTGGTCGTGGTCGTGGACGTGACCGTGGTCGTGGTCGTGGACATGGTCGTGGACGTGGATATGGACGTGGTAATGTAGACCATGCAACATCTAGCAACAAAAGGCACAAACCATCCAAAGACCACAACTCATCCAAATGGGAAGatacatgtcataaatgtggcATGACGGGACATTGGTCACGTACTTGTCGTACGGCGAAACACCTTGTTGATCTTTATCAAAAGTCAATTAAGGAAAATGTGAAGAACGAGACTAATGTTCTTGACTTTGATGGCACAATTGATACAACTCACTTAGATGTCTCGGATTTCTTTGCTGACCCAAATGGAAACATTGATGGCATGATTGGAGGTGGTGTGCTAGAAGACAATAAAGTGGATTTAGCAtag
- the LOC131026011 gene encoding secreted RxLR effector protein 161-like → MDKAHPLTSPMVVRTLDVNKDPFRPIEDGEITLGPEVPYLTAIGALTYLANNTRPDIAFSVNLLARYSYAPTLRHWNGIKHILRYLKGTVDLVLYYSKGLDYSLVGYADAGYLSDPHKAKSQTGYVFTCGGTAISWKSVKQSLTATSSNHSELIAIHEASRECVWLRNMTSYIQETCGLASPKDNPTVLYEDNAACIAQLKE, encoded by the coding sequence ATGGATAAAGCGCATCCATTAacatcaccaatggtcgttagaaCACTTGATGTGAATAAAGAcccatttcgaccaattgaagatgGAGAAATAACacttggtcctgaagtaccGTATCTTACTGCAATTGGAGCATTGACTTATCTAGCTAATAACACTAGACCAGATATAGCATTTTCTGTAAATCTCCTTGCGAGATATAGCTATGCCCCCACTTTAAGACATTGGAATGGTATTAAACACATTCTACGCTATCTAAAGGGAACCGTTGACCTTGTATTATATTATTCTAAAGGTCTTGATTACTCTTTAGTAGGGTATGCAGATGCGGGTTATTTATCAGATCCACATAAAGCCAAGTCCCAAACTGGCTATGTTTTTACATGTGGAGGAACTGCTATATCTTGGAAGTCTGTGAAGCAAAGCCTaactgcaacatcctcaaatcactCTGAACTCATTGCAATCCATGAAGCAAGCCGAGAGTGTGTGTGGCTGCGAAATATGACAAGTTATATACAAGAGACGTGCGGATTGGCTTCACCAAAGGACAATCCAACTGTATTATATGAAGACAATGCCGCTTGTATTGCGCAACTCAAGGAATGA